One window of Stenotrophomonas indicatrix genomic DNA carries:
- a CDS encoding VOC family protein, translated as MTVHRDFDHLWRDRCDTSSQRSPRVLIRVFVAPGELERSVAFYEQLQGVVADAGFPFPDAGLRLAMVGAFLLIEGCDEALAPFTSTTGTLLVDDVRPYHEKLVAAGAEIIFPLQVVPTGAAFNAVHPDGTVVEYVHHRPDPQGR; from the coding sequence ATGACCGTACATCGCGACTTCGACCATCTCTGGCGCGACCGCTGTGACACCTCCAGCCAGCGCAGCCCGCGCGTGCTGATCCGGGTGTTCGTCGCCCCCGGCGAGCTGGAACGCAGCGTGGCCTTCTACGAGCAACTGCAGGGTGTGGTCGCCGATGCCGGCTTTCCGTTTCCCGATGCGGGCCTGCGGCTGGCGATGGTCGGTGCGTTCCTGCTGATCGAAGGCTGCGACGAGGCGTTAGCGCCCTTCACGTCGACCACGGGCACGTTGCTGGTCGACGACGTTCGGCCGTATCACGAAAAACTGGTGGCCGCTGGCGCCGAGATCATCTTTCCGCTGCAGGTAGTGCCCACCGGTGCGGCGTTCAATGCGGTGCATCCCGACGGCACCGTGGTCGAGTACGTGCACCATCGGCCGGACCCGCAGGGGCGCTGA
- a CDS encoding SDR family NAD(P)-dependent oxidoreductase — MIDYQLNGKTAIVTGGVSGIGLAVAETLAASGARISVWDLKQEAVDATVAALLSQGAEAIGIALDVTDEAAVEAAVQRTVKELGGVHIAVNNAGIGGPAASSGDYPIDGWKRVVDVNLTSVFLCQRAQIQAMRAAGSGGSIINMASILGQVGYAGSTAYAAAKHGVVGLTQTAAWEHAADGIRINAVGPGFINTPLLEKMDAKVRATLEGRHALKRLGTPQEVAALVAWLASDDASFATGAYYAIDGGYLAQ; from the coding sequence ATGATTGATTACCAGCTCAACGGAAAAACCGCGATCGTGACCGGCGGTGTTTCCGGTATCGGCCTGGCGGTAGCGGAAACACTCGCTGCATCCGGTGCGCGCATTTCGGTATGGGACCTGAAGCAGGAAGCGGTGGACGCAACAGTAGCCGCGCTGCTCAGCCAGGGTGCCGAGGCTATCGGCATCGCGTTGGATGTCACCGACGAGGCTGCGGTGGAAGCGGCGGTGCAGCGCACGGTGAAGGAACTGGGCGGCGTGCACATCGCGGTGAACAATGCGGGCATCGGCGGGCCAGCGGCAAGCAGCGGCGACTACCCGATCGATGGCTGGAAACGCGTGGTCGATGTGAACCTGACCAGCGTGTTCCTGTGCCAGCGGGCGCAGATCCAGGCGATGCGTGCGGCGGGCAGCGGCGGCAGCATCATCAACATGGCCTCCATCCTGGGCCAGGTGGGCTATGCCGGCTCGACCGCCTACGCGGCCGCCAAACATGGTGTGGTCGGCCTGACCCAGACGGCTGCATGGGAGCATGCCGCCGATGGCATCCGCATCAATGCGGTGGGCCCGGGCTTCATCAACACGCCGTTGCTTGAAAAGATGGACGCCAAGGTGCGGGCAACGCTGGAAGGGCGGCATGCGCTCAAGCGCTTGGGAACACCGCAGGAAGTGGCGGCGCTGGTGGCCTGGCTGGCCAGCGACGATGCCTCGTTCGCGACGGGTGCGTACTACGCCATCGACGGTGGCTATCTGGCGCAGTAA
- a CDS encoding DUF4440 domain-containing protein, which yields MDMTAEHEIHLLHDKLQAWFRAEVAADALADLMEHFCADFSMVGISGRRLDRAAVQALFVGGYGARPGLRIAIEAVQAVDAPSPLAVLRYREGHAVGEGETAWRESLAVLRHEDGRWRWLVLHEVPVS from the coding sequence ATGGACATGACCGCCGAACACGAAATCCACCTGCTGCACGACAAGCTGCAGGCCTGGTTCCGCGCAGAGGTCGCGGCCGATGCACTGGCTGATCTGATGGAACATTTCTGCGCGGACTTCAGCATGGTCGGCATCTCCGGTCGCAGGCTGGACCGCGCCGCCGTGCAGGCGCTGTTCGTGGGCGGATACGGCGCCCGGCCAGGACTGCGGATCGCCATCGAGGCTGTGCAGGCGGTGGACGCCCCGTCGCCGCTGGCGGTGCTGCGCTACCGCGAGGGGCATGCCGTTGGCGAAGGAGAAACCGCATGGCGGGAATCGCTGGCGGTGCTGCGCCATGAAGATGGACGCTGGCGTTGGCTGGTGCTCCACGAAGTGCCGGTGAGCTGA
- a CDS encoding CocE/NonD family hydrolase, producing the protein MRVRAVAVAVALSLSSAVLAADTPPMTPDISGKPFVAPDVGRDYDKRVVMVPMRDGTKLYTVIVVPKGARNAPILLTRTPYDAAGRASRSDSPRMRDLLPQGDEVFVDGGYIRVFQDIRGKFGSEGDYVMTRPLRGPLNGTKVDHSTDAWDTIDWLVKHVPETNGKVGMLGSSYEGFTVVMALTDPHPALKVAAPQSPMVDGWMGDDWLNYGAFRQVNFNYFAMQTEKRGKGTPLPSLGYDDYSTFLRIGSAGDYARFTGVDQLTWWKKLVQHPAYDAFWQGQALDAVMAKTPLKVPTMWLQGLWDQEDMWGANHAYQAMEGRDTGNTHNYLVMGPWRHSQVNYDGSQLGVLKFEGDTALQFRRDVLKPFFDQYLVDSAPTADTPPVLVYNTGENHWDRLQGWPRSCEKACAAHSKPLYLRAGGKLAFQAPAAGEGDFEEYVSDPAKPVPFVPRPVRFGDRDMWTTWLVKDQRFVDGRPDVLTFITEPLTAPLRIGGTPVVNLQASTSGTDSDWVVKLIDVYPDQEASTPEMGGYELPVSLAIFRGRYRESFSDPKALAANQVLPYRFDLPNANHTFQKGHRVMVQVQSSLFPLYDRNPQTYVPNIYLAKPGDYQKATQRVWHSAAQASYIELPVY; encoded by the coding sequence ATGCGTGTGCGTGCCGTTGCTGTTGCCGTAGCCTTGAGCCTGTCCAGCGCCGTGCTGGCCGCCGACACGCCGCCGATGACCCCGGACATCAGCGGAAAACCTTTCGTCGCCCCCGATGTGGGCCGCGACTACGACAAGCGCGTGGTGATGGTGCCGATGCGCGATGGCACCAAGTTGTATACGGTGATCGTGGTACCCAAGGGCGCCCGCAACGCACCGATCCTACTGACCCGCACACCGTACGACGCCGCCGGCCGCGCCAGCCGCAGTGATTCTCCGCGCATGCGCGATCTGCTGCCGCAGGGCGATGAAGTGTTCGTCGATGGCGGCTACATCCGCGTGTTCCAGGACATCCGTGGCAAGTTCGGTTCCGAGGGCGATTACGTGATGACCCGGCCGCTGCGCGGGCCGCTGAACGGTACCAAGGTCGATCATTCCACCGATGCCTGGGACACCATCGATTGGCTGGTCAAGCATGTGCCGGAGACCAACGGCAAGGTCGGCATGCTCGGATCCTCGTATGAAGGCTTCACCGTGGTGATGGCGCTGACCGATCCACACCCGGCACTGAAGGTGGCAGCGCCGCAGAGCCCGATGGTCGACGGCTGGATGGGCGACGACTGGCTCAACTACGGCGCCTTCCGCCAGGTCAATTTCAACTACTTCGCCATGCAGACCGAGAAGCGTGGCAAGGGGACGCCACTGCCGTCGCTGGGTTATGACGATTACAGCACTTTCCTGCGCATCGGCTCGGCCGGCGACTACGCGCGCTTCACCGGCGTGGACCAGCTGACCTGGTGGAAGAAGCTGGTGCAGCACCCTGCATACGATGCGTTCTGGCAGGGCCAGGCGCTGGATGCGGTGATGGCGAAGACGCCGCTGAAGGTGCCGACCATGTGGCTGCAGGGCCTGTGGGACCAGGAAGACATGTGGGGTGCCAACCATGCCTACCAGGCGATGGAAGGGCGCGATACCGGCAATACCCACAACTACCTGGTGATGGGCCCGTGGCGGCACAGCCAGGTGAACTATGACGGCAGCCAGCTTGGGGTGCTGAAATTCGAAGGTGATACCGCGCTGCAGTTCCGCCGCGACGTGCTCAAGCCGTTCTTCGACCAGTACCTGGTAGACAGCGCGCCGACGGCCGATACGCCACCGGTGCTGGTCTACAACACCGGTGAAAACCACTGGGACCGCCTGCAGGGCTGGCCGCGCAGCTGCGAGAAGGCGTGCGCGGCACACAGCAAGCCGCTGTACCTGCGTGCCGGCGGCAAGCTGGCATTCCAGGCGCCGGCGGCGGGCGAGGGCGACTTCGAAGAATACGTGTCCGATCCGGCCAAGCCGGTGCCGTTCGTACCGCGCCCGGTGCGTTTTGGCGACCGCGACATGTGGACCACCTGGCTGGTCAAGGACCAGCGCTTCGTCGATGGCCGGCCCGACGTACTGACCTTCATCACCGAGCCGTTGACCGCACCGCTGCGCATCGGAGGGACGCCGGTGGTGAACCTGCAGGCGTCCACCAGCGGCACCGACAGCGACTGGGTGGTGAAGCTGATCGACGTGTATCCGGACCAGGAGGCATCGACGCCGGAGATGGGCGGCTATGAGCTGCCGGTGTCACTGGCGATCTTCCGTGGCCGTTACCGCGAGAGCTTCAGCGATCCCAAGGCGCTGGCGGCCAACCAGGTGCTGCCGTACCGCTTCGATCTGCCCAATGCCAACCACACCTTCCAGAAGGGCCACCGGGTGATGGTGCAGGTGCAGTCCAGCCTGTTCCCGCTGTACGACCGCAACCCGCAGACCTACGTGCCCAACATCTACCTGGCCAAGCCGGGTGACTACCAGAAGGCCACGCAGCGGGTGTGGCACAGCGCCGCGCAGGCCAGCTACATCGAACTGCCGGTGTATTGA
- a CDS encoding LysR family transcriptional regulator, translating into MVSLDRFDIFRAVVEAGSLTAAADRLGLSRAVVSFNLKRLEQELGVTLLLRSTRHLALTEAGEQFLQHCVQALDAAQAAIDAARRDQHQLQGVLRLTTTPEYAQLRLIPALEAFRAQHPALLLHLSTSPAPADLIPERFDLAIRLGRLPDSGLHASELERHPLCAVAAPALLARLPSADAVDDPVQLGTLPRLGYPRLADVPVVAPDGSDALFATNPGNAVIRVDGASSLRAFAVAGAGVTVLPRWLIEDDLAHDRLRPVLRQHRFPQQSVYAVYPHSSQPSPKVRQLIDFLRVWFGT; encoded by the coding sequence ATGGTCAGCCTCGATCGCTTCGATATCTTCCGCGCCGTGGTCGAGGCCGGCAGCCTGACCGCTGCCGCTGATCGCCTCGGCCTGAGTCGCGCGGTGGTCAGCTTCAACCTGAAGCGGCTGGAGCAGGAGCTGGGCGTGACCCTGCTGCTGCGCAGTACCCGCCACCTCGCGCTGACCGAGGCCGGCGAACAGTTCCTGCAGCACTGCGTGCAGGCACTGGATGCCGCGCAGGCCGCGATCGATGCCGCACGCCGCGACCAGCATCAGCTGCAGGGCGTACTGCGCCTGACCACCACCCCGGAGTACGCGCAGCTGCGGCTGATTCCGGCACTGGAAGCCTTCCGCGCGCAGCATCCAGCCCTGCTGCTGCATCTATCGACCTCGCCGGCACCGGCCGACCTGATTCCCGAACGCTTCGATCTGGCGATCCGCCTTGGCCGCCTGCCGGACTCGGGACTGCATGCCAGCGAGCTGGAGCGGCATCCGTTGTGTGCAGTCGCCGCGCCCGCTTTGCTGGCTCGCCTGCCATCCGCCGATGCTGTCGATGACCCCGTACAGCTGGGCACCCTGCCCCGCCTTGGCTATCCCCGCCTGGCCGATGTGCCGGTGGTAGCACCAGATGGCAGCGATGCGCTGTTCGCCACCAACCCGGGCAACGCAGTGATACGCGTGGATGGGGCCAGCAGCCTGCGCGCGTTTGCCGTGGCCGGTGCAGGAGTGACCGTGCTGCCACGCTGGCTGATCGAGGACGATCTCGCCCACGACCGCCTGCGGCCCGTGCTGCGCCAGCACCGCTTTCCTCAGCAGAGCGTGTACGCGGTGTACCCGCACAGCAGCCAACCCTCGCCGAAGGTGCGGCAGCTGATCGATTTCCTGCGCGTGTGGTTTGGAACATGA
- a CDS encoding helix-turn-helix domain-containing protein, whose protein sequence is MAWTYNATMSSPALPWNGTLLLDAHVAVLQGHAGDSAAHAHYAHQLLLSEGAPWQIEIDGARQQGQRLWLPSFQPHAILSGPADGCTVFLEPAHADLEQIQQHLQSLPGNAAQLHEWLPRLSRPQPLDRRVQAALARITQHLPGPVPAADIAEAAHLSTSQLHRRFQSELAVTLRGWVLWQRLRSALAHHLHGHSLTDSAHAAGFADLPHLSRSLRRMFGISAAQLQGLQLHAA, encoded by the coding sequence ATGGCGTGGACCTACAATGCGACCATGTCCTCTCCCGCTTTACCCTGGAATGGCACCCTGCTGCTGGATGCACACGTTGCCGTGCTGCAGGGCCACGCCGGTGACAGCGCTGCGCATGCGCATTACGCCCATCAACTGCTGCTGAGCGAAGGCGCGCCCTGGCAGATCGAGATCGATGGCGCGCGGCAGCAAGGCCAGCGCTTATGGCTGCCCTCCTTCCAGCCACACGCGATCCTGTCGGGGCCCGCTGACGGCTGCACGGTGTTCCTCGAACCGGCGCATGCCGACCTCGAACAGATCCAGCAGCATCTGCAGTCATTGCCAGGCAATGCCGCGCAGCTGCACGAGTGGCTGCCGCGACTGAGCCGCCCGCAGCCCCTGGACCGTCGCGTGCAGGCGGCGCTGGCCCGCATCACCCAGCACCTGCCCGGCCCGGTGCCGGCCGCCGATATCGCCGAGGCCGCGCATCTGTCGACCAGCCAGCTGCATCGGCGCTTCCAGTCCGAGCTGGCGGTGACCCTGCGCGGCTGGGTGCTGTGGCAACGGCTGCGCAGCGCGCTGGCGCATCATCTGCACGGACATAGCCTGACCGACAGCGCGCATGCTGCCGGTTTCGCCGACCTTCCCCACCTCTCGCGCAGCCTGCGCCGCATGTTCGGCATCAGCGCCGCACAACTGCAGGGTCTGCAGCTGCACGCGGCCTGA
- a CDS encoding MFS transporter, producing the protein MPSPRLRHEAIFLLVFALDLVNMFIATVAYPALAAELHVDIGTLAWVGTAYMLGLSVVIPLAPWLAARCGERRLLLVALLLFAAAAGLAGAAPSIGWLLGWRLLQGLAGGLLIPVAQAAAYRQCTPEQRGALTRRILLVALLVPALAPALGGLLVQWLSWRGVLWASLPLAVLAIALVLAWMPADGRRSAPRLQGYALTTAMSALGALLLALTWLGEPGHRFVGAGLLLLAAVLAIAHLRNARRQPQPLLRWSLLSHRGLRMAMLVYLAVPGVFIGSQLASTLQLNHAGYSAAQIGALMLPWALASALAITGSRRLLARFGPGSVLRLGMVLQASGLLLMALQSQPSFVLAAMLFALMGAGGSLCSSTAQTLAFHGVDAEALGDASALWNLNRQLSFCLGTAAIALLLALAMQWWPAHATGVVLGLAAVLTLLPLALLRRSQLHSLSTPETA; encoded by the coding sequence ATGCCTTCCCCCCGCCTGCGCCATGAGGCGATCTTCCTGCTGGTGTTCGCCCTGGACCTGGTCAACATGTTCATCGCCACGGTGGCCTACCCGGCCCTGGCGGCCGAGCTGCATGTGGACATCGGCACCCTGGCCTGGGTGGGCACCGCCTACATGCTGGGTCTGAGCGTGGTGATTCCGCTGGCACCCTGGTTGGCCGCGCGCTGCGGTGAGCGTCGCCTGTTGCTGGTTGCCTTGTTGTTGTTCGCGGCGGCCGCGGGCCTGGCCGGCGCCGCACCGTCCATTGGTTGGCTGCTGGGCTGGCGGTTGCTGCAGGGGCTGGCCGGTGGCCTGCTGATTCCGGTGGCGCAGGCGGCGGCGTACCGGCAGTGCACGCCTGAACAACGCGGTGCGCTGACCCGGCGCATCCTGCTGGTGGCATTGCTGGTGCCGGCACTGGCGCCGGCTCTTGGCGGCCTGCTGGTGCAGTGGCTGTCCTGGCGCGGCGTGCTGTGGGCCAGCCTGCCGCTGGCGGTGCTGGCGATCGCCCTGGTACTGGCATGGATGCCGGCTGATGGCCGGCGCAGTGCGCCGCGCCTGCAGGGCTATGCGTTGACCACCGCGATGTCTGCGCTGGGCGCGTTGCTGCTGGCGCTGACCTGGCTGGGTGAGCCCGGCCATCGCTTCGTCGGCGCAGGGTTGCTGCTGCTGGCAGCAGTGCTGGCCATCGCCCACCTGCGTAATGCACGCCGGCAGCCGCAGCCGCTGCTGCGCTGGTCGCTGCTGTCCCATCGAGGCCTGCGCATGGCGATGCTGGTCTATCTGGCGGTGCCGGGTGTGTTCATCGGCAGCCAGCTGGCCAGTACCTTGCAGTTGAACCACGCCGGTTACAGCGCCGCGCAGATCGGCGCCTTGATGTTGCCGTGGGCGCTGGCCTCGGCACTGGCAATCACCGGCAGCCGGCGATTGCTGGCGCGCTTCGGGCCGGGCTCGGTGCTGCGGCTGGGCATGGTCCTGCAGGCCAGCGGTCTGCTGTTGATGGCGCTGCAATCACAGCCGTCGTTTGTGCTGGCCGCCATGCTGTTCGCCCTGATGGGTGCGGGCGGCAGCCTGTGCAGCAGCACCGCGCAGACGCTGGCGTTCCATGGTGTGGACGCCGAGGCGCTGGGCGATGCCAGCGCGCTGTGGAACCTCAACCGCCAGCTCAGCTTCTGCCTGGGTACCGCCGCCATCGCTCTGCTGCTGGCCTTGGCCATGCAGTGGTGGCCGGCGCATGCCACCGGCGTGGTGCTGGGCTTGGCGGCCGTACTCACCCTGTTGCCATTGGCGCTGCTGCGCCGGTCGCAGCTGCATTCCCTTTCCACTCCGGAGACTGCTTGA
- a CDS encoding helix-turn-helix transcriptional regulator — MSRYFTFADYRRFGQRHGYDYRADPRHVREEQWAGHGDLHEQTLRGGMSLIASDVHNRIAYTATAHERPGLAIRLMLQGQVDVQVPQRSDFSLRAGAAVTTSHRDHVAMVGVHPGNTRLRGVSLMVPAELDPDMLRQPKLQQALDSHLECRHWAIPHAMLPTLAQLFESPWQDDLDALWREGVALQLLTVGLQADDLHVEGARTLRSGQRSRLERVRAFLHDDPAHAHSLVELAQLACMSPSALRRHFVQEYGCSVFDYLHEQRMRHAEQGLRESGWSVERAAAETGYRHPSNFAAAFRKRFGLVPSRWRTGPSKVG; from the coding sequence ATGTCCCGATATTTCACGTTTGCCGATTACCGCCGTTTTGGCCAGCGCCATGGCTATGACTACCGCGCCGATCCCCGCCACGTGCGCGAAGAACAGTGGGCCGGCCACGGCGACCTGCACGAACAGACACTGCGCGGGGGAATGAGCCTGATCGCGTCGGATGTACACAACCGGATCGCTTACACCGCCACCGCCCACGAACGCCCCGGCCTGGCGATCCGCCTGATGCTGCAGGGCCAGGTCGACGTGCAGGTTCCGCAGCGCAGCGACTTCAGCCTGCGCGCCGGCGCCGCGGTGACCACCAGCCACCGCGATCACGTTGCGATGGTGGGTGTGCATCCAGGCAATACGCGCTTGCGCGGCGTCAGCCTGATGGTCCCGGCCGAGCTGGACCCGGACATGCTGCGGCAACCCAAGCTGCAGCAGGCGCTCGATTCACACCTGGAATGCAGGCACTGGGCCATCCCGCACGCGATGCTGCCGACCCTCGCGCAGTTGTTCGAAAGCCCTTGGCAGGACGATCTGGATGCACTCTGGCGCGAAGGCGTGGCGCTGCAGCTGCTGACGGTGGGCCTGCAGGCCGATGACCTGCACGTCGAAGGCGCACGCACGCTGCGCAGCGGCCAGCGCAGCCGGCTCGAGCGCGTGCGGGCCTTCCTGCACGACGATCCCGCCCATGCGCACAGCCTGGTCGAGCTGGCCCAGCTGGCCTGCATGAGCCCCAGCGCGCTGCGCCGGCACTTCGTCCAGGAGTATGGCTGCTCGGTATTCGACTACCTGCACGAACAGCGCATGCGCCATGCCGAGCAAGGCCTTCGTGAATCCGGCTGGAGCGTGGAGCGCGCGGCTGCGGAAACCGGCTATCGGCATCCCAGCAACTTCGCTGCCGCATTCCGCAAGCGCTTCGGGCTGGTGCCCAGCCGCTGGCGCACCGGGCCGTCGAAGGTCGGCTGA
- a CDS encoding beta-glucosidase, which yields MKTFTKPLALSLALSAALATPAWADSAAFTVLTLEQAPTADAMPALAAQLKTLQVDAVSVRQVQRGIGQVDPLQLLADGLGYQYRFIAAGKDDGQTQHGQAVLTRLPIAAESGPDQPGLNYLRLDDGRHAVAVYTDAGAGASQLPALVSRSRLGAPAVLLGAVAGESAKAAGFDPARVALEADASYFSDGFQAASSAPFKVEGSTLRATLLTLAYAADKGGEQPWMDTTLTADARAALLLKTMTEDEKFQMLHSYFGLGKDGGKLPEGAVGSAGFVPGVARLGIPSQQSADAGVGVTNPGGIRPGDFATAMPSGPSTASTWNRGVAFAGGATMGREAWQQRFNILLSGSVNLQRDPRNGRNFEYAGEDPLLAGSMVGAVIQGVQSQHVISSMKHFALNDMETRRNFHDVRIGEQAMHESDLLAFEIALEAGRPGVAMCSYNKINGTYGCENGYLMNQVLKQEWKFPGFVMSDWGGVHSGSKAALAGLDQQSAGEVFDAAVFFDEPLRLAVHGGVVPQARLNDMVARILRTMFLHGNFDNPPQHQKVDAEAGFAVAQRTVEEGSVLLRNEGSLLPLADSAKRIVIIGGHADKGVIGGGGSSMVGVTAKGTNAVPGVLPTTWPGPVIFHPSSPLESLRAARPDATITYVDGTNAAAAAKAAAQADVAIVFATQWAAESVDLPDMQLPDNQDALISAVAKANPKTVLVLETNGPVRTPWLARVPAVLQAWYPGIRGGEGIAALLTGQANPSGRLPVTWVVDESQLPRPHIDGLGFKPAKPFGDVFDFDIEGANVGYKWMAAKGLTPTFAFGHGLSYTSFAYENLKVSVEGSRLVASVDIRNTGKRAGADVAQLYLKLPAGSTTPIRLIGYDKVNLQPGEQRRIRIEAEPKTLAHYDAQARQWKIAGGTYQVQLSRNAAEPLQTVDVQLVEQVLR from the coding sequence ATGAAAACGTTTACAAAGCCGCTCGCCCTGTCCCTGGCCCTGTCTGCCGCACTGGCCACCCCGGCCTGGGCCGACTCCGCCGCCTTCACCGTGCTGACGCTGGAACAGGCGCCGACCGCGGACGCGATGCCGGCCCTGGCTGCCCAGTTGAAGACCCTGCAGGTGGATGCGGTCAGCGTTCGCCAAGTACAGCGCGGCATCGGCCAGGTCGATCCGCTGCAGCTGCTGGCCGATGGCCTGGGCTACCAGTACCGCTTCATCGCCGCCGGCAAGGATGACGGCCAGACCCAGCACGGCCAGGCCGTGTTGACCCGGCTGCCGATCGCCGCCGAATCCGGCCCGGACCAGCCGGGCCTGAACTACCTGCGCCTGGATGACGGCCGCCATGCAGTGGCGGTCTACACCGACGCGGGCGCCGGTGCTTCGCAGTTGCCGGCACTGGTGTCGCGTTCGCGACTGGGCGCACCGGCGGTGCTGCTCGGCGCGGTGGCCGGTGAATCGGCCAAGGCGGCCGGCTTCGACCCGGCACGCGTGGCCCTGGAAGCCGATGCCAGCTATTTCAGCGATGGTTTCCAGGCCGCCAGCAGTGCGCCGTTCAAGGTGGAAGGCAGCACGCTGCGTGCGACCCTGCTGACCCTGGCCTATGCCGCCGACAAGGGCGGCGAGCAGCCGTGGATGGACACCACCCTCACCGCCGATGCGCGCGCTGCGCTGCTGCTGAAGACGATGACCGAGGACGAGAAGTTCCAGATGCTGCACAGCTACTTCGGGCTGGGCAAGGATGGCGGCAAGCTGCCGGAAGGTGCGGTGGGTTCGGCCGGTTTCGTGCCGGGCGTGGCGCGCTTGGGTATTCCGTCGCAGCAGTCGGCCGACGCCGGCGTGGGCGTGACCAATCCGGGTGGCATCCGCCCGGGTGACTTCGCCACGGCGATGCCGTCGGGCCCGTCCACGGCGTCGACCTGGAACCGTGGTGTTGCCTTTGCCGGCGGTGCAACGATGGGCCGCGAAGCCTGGCAGCAGCGCTTCAACATCCTGCTGTCCGGCAGCGTCAACCTGCAGCGTGACCCGCGCAACGGCCGCAACTTCGAATATGCCGGTGAAGACCCGCTGCTGGCCGGTTCGATGGTCGGCGCGGTGATCCAGGGCGTGCAGAGCCAGCACGTGATCTCCTCGATGAAGCACTTCGCGCTGAACGACATGGAGACCCGCCGCAATTTCCACGACGTGCGCATCGGCGAACAGGCCATGCACGAGTCGGATCTGCTGGCGTTCGAGATCGCGTTGGAAGCCGGTCGTCCGGGTGTGGCGATGTGCTCCTACAACAAGATCAATGGCACCTACGGCTGCGAGAACGGCTACCTGATGAATCAGGTGCTGAAGCAGGAGTGGAAATTCCCTGGTTTCGTGATGTCCGACTGGGGCGGCGTGCACAGTGGTTCGAAGGCGGCGCTGGCCGGCCTGGACCAGCAGTCGGCCGGTGAAGTGTTCGATGCGGCGGTGTTCTTCGATGAGCCGTTGCGCTTGGCGGTGCACGGCGGCGTGGTGCCGCAGGCGCGCCTGAACGACATGGTCGCGCGCATCCTGCGCACGATGTTCCTGCACGGCAACTTCGACAACCCGCCGCAGCACCAGAAGGTCGACGCCGAGGCCGGTTTCGCCGTGGCCCAGCGCACGGTGGAAGAAGGCAGCGTGCTGCTGCGCAATGAAGGCAGCCTGCTGCCGCTGGCCGACAGCGCCAAGCGCATCGTCATCATCGGTGGCCATGCCGACAAGGGCGTGATCGGTGGCGGTGGTTCGTCGATGGTGGGTGTGACCGCCAAGGGCACCAATGCGGTGCCGGGCGTGCTGCCGACCACCTGGCCGGGCCCGGTGATCTTCCATCCGTCCTCGCCGCTGGAATCGCTGCGTGCCGCACGTCCGGATGCCACCATCACCTATGTGGACGGCACCAATGCTGCCGCTGCGGCCAAGGCTGCCGCGCAGGCGGATGTGGCCATCGTGTTTGCTACCCAGTGGGCAGCTGAATCGGTGGACCTGCCGGACATGCAGCTGCCGGACAACCAGGACGCCCTGATTTCAGCGGTGGCCAAGGCCAACCCGAAGACCGTGCTGGTGCTGGAGACCAATGGCCCGGTGCGCACGCCGTGGCTGGCGCGGGTACCGGCGGTGCTGCAGGCCTGGTACCCGGGCATCCGCGGCGGTGAAGGCATTGCCGCGCTGCTGACCGGGCAGGCCAATCCGTCCGGCCGCCTGCCGGTGACCTGGGTGGTGGACGAATCGCAGCTGCCGCGTCCGCACATCGATGGCCTCGGCTTCAAGCCGGCCAAGCCGTTCGGCGATGTGTTCGATTTCGATATCGAAGGTGCCAACGTCGGCTACAAGTGGATGGCAGCCAAGGGCCTGACCCCGACCTTCGCCTTCGGCCATGGCCTGTCCTACACCTCGTTCGCCTATGAAAACCTGAAGGTGAGCGTGGAAGGCTCGCGCCTGGTCGCCAGCGTCGACATCCGCAACACCGGCAAGCGCGCCGGTGCCGACGTCGCCCAGCTGTACCTGAAGCTGCCGGCTGGCAGCACCACGCCGATCCGCCTGATCGGCTACGACAAGGTGAACCTGCAGCCGGGCGAACAGCGCCGCATCCGCATCGAAGCCGAGCCGAAGACCCTGGCCCATTACGATGCACAGGCGCGCCAGTGGAAGATCGCCGGCGGCACCTACCAGGTGCAGCTGTCGCGCAATGCTGCCGAGCCGTTGCAGACGGTGGACGTGCAGTTGGTGGAGCAGGTGCTGCGCTGA